One region of Pogona vitticeps strain Pit_001003342236 chromosome 1, PviZW2.1, whole genome shotgun sequence genomic DNA includes:
- the SHPRH gene encoding E3 ubiquitin-protein ligase SHPRH isoform X3 codes for MSSRRKSAPPLRINDEKKKQLCWNMHDDRKNEVGIYLLEAGLSKIEFLSDGGGRIKKANQLLQKLMEKFYDFIIPDILEEDEEESDRDIERQNIEELYDYVRHVHQKELQFLNENVQHAALIPVLRPYQSEAVNWMLRRENFRNTPTNENALHYLWREFITLDGLKLYYNPFTGCIIRERPSAGPQWPGGILADEMGLGKTVEVLALILTHTRKDIRQDALMLPEGFLVNFFVPPQPTEGNKKKSIKKIEFKLKEKVHYPSLRVMLLTAIKEMNVKKGASIVAIFKYIHAIYKYDIQRNRRILKRTLEKLIGEKVVEQVKGHGLAGSFKLGRNYKEQKFCNRSKKQKIKTSDKVEKKTSPHRTDETKELEEKDTSPADNFKLPLAVNIMAEEHDYCTTSKDNRESEHDPKRWKMEEDSQRGPANLQDDVLLSKDETRSGTDILKSTHEAEEQQNVLEAHSPSSQEHADIFIQHPGSIFPFNTSDYRFECICGELGLVDYKARVQCLNCHLWQHAACVNYKEENLTVKPFYCPHCLVAMKPVPTGATLIISPSSICHQWVDEINRHVRSSSLRVLVYQGVKKHGFLQPHILAEQEVVITTYDVLRSELNYVDIPHSNSEDGRRFRKQKRYMAIPSPLVAVEWWRICLDEAQMVECTTAKAAEMALRLSGINRWCVSGTPVQRGLEDLYGLVLFLGADPYWVRYWWDQLLYRPYCRKNTQPLYDFIAKIMWRSAKKDVIDQIQIPAQTEDVHWLHFSPVERHFYHRQHEVCCQDALAKLRKISDWSLKLSSLDRRTVTSILYPLLRLRQACCHPQAVRGEFLPLQKSTMTMEELLTSLQKKCRTECEEVHRQLVCALNGLAGIHIIKGEYALAADMYREVLRSSEEHKEKLKTDSLQRLHSTHNLTELLAAKHPGISPTLRDGRLQEECQQLRQHYMSKSNAEVAEAQQALQPLVQTIHELQRKIRSSSPWWLDVIQSAIQYAIDEELVQRVQNDLSSNYKQQTNKLSMADKFRDCRGLQYLLTTQMEEVKKFQKLVREAVKKLEGPPSKEVIEAATICHLRPVRLPLNNCVFCKADELFTEYESKLFSHTVKGQMAIFEEMIEDEEGLVDDRLPTTSRGLWAASETERSLKTILSFAKAHRMDSRTIEEGTVFLELFEAWKKEYKLLHEYWMVLRDHVSAIDELAMATERLRVRHPDEPKPSHPVLHIIEPHEVEQNRVKLLNDKAVAKSQLQKKLGQLLYLTNLEKSQDKTTGGINPEPCPICARQLGKQWAVLTCGHCFCNDCIAIIIEQYSVGTRRSSIKCAICRQTTSHKEISYVFTAETANQEDDIPVKGSHSTKVEAVIRTLKKIQFKDPGAKSLVFSTWQDVLDIIAKALYDNSMEFAQINGINKFQENLSAFKYDPKINILLLPLHTGSNGLNIIEATHVLLVEPILNPAHELQAIGRVHRIGQTKPTIVHRFLIKATIEERMQTMMKTVERSHSSSSMKQSEASVLTVADLADLFSEETEELE; via the exons ATGAGTAGTCGTCGAAAGAGTGCGCCTCCATTGAGAATAAATGAtgagaaaaagaagcagctttgCTGGAACATGCATGATGACCGGAAAAATGAG GTTGGAATATATCTTCTTGAAGCTGGTTTAAGTAAGATAGAGTTCCTTAGCGATGGTGGTGGCAGAATAAAAAAGGCGAATCAACTCCTTCAGAAACTGATGGAgaaattctatgattttataattcCAG atattttggaggaagatgaggaagagtCTGACAGGGATATAGAGCGTCAGAATATTGAGGAGCTTTATGACTATGTGAGGCATGTACACCAAAAAGAATTACAGTTTTTGAATGAGAACGTACAGCATGCTGCATTGATTCCAGTATTGAGACCATATCAGAGTGAGGCAGTAAACTGGATGCTGCGACGTGAGAATTTCAGAAATACACCTACCAATG AAAATGCCCTCCACTACTTATGGAGAGAGTTTATTACTTTAGATGGACTAAAACTCTACTATAATCCTTTTACTGGCTG CATTATTCGTGAGCGACCAAGTGCTGGGCCTCAGTGGCCTGGAGGAATATTGGCAGATGAGATGGGCCTTGGAAAAACAGTAGAAGTCTTGGCTCTTATCCTAACACACACTCGAAAGGATATCAGACAAGATGCTTTGATGTTACCCGAG GGGTTTTTAGTTAACTTCTTTGTTCCACCACAACCCACTgaaggaaacaagaaaaaaagcatAAAGAAAATcgaatttaaattgaaggaaaaAGTGCACTATCCTA GTTTGCGTGTGATGCTTTTAACAGCTATAAAAGAAATGAACGTAAAGAAAGGAGCTTCCATTGtagcaatttttaaatatattcatgCCATATACAAATATGATATACAGAGAAACCGTCGCATTCTTAAAAGGACACTGGAAAAATTAATTGGAGAGAAAGTTGTGGAACAGGTCAAAGGCCATGGTCTTGCCGGCTCTTTCAAGCTAGGTAGAAACTACAAGGAGCAGAAGTTCTGTAATAGATCTAAGAAACAA aaaataaaaacatcagaTAAAGTTGAGAAAAAAACTTCACCACATCGTACGGATGAAaccaaagaactggaagaaaaagaCACAAGCCCTGCAGATAATTTTAAATTACCTCTTGCAGTAAATATCATGGCAGAAGAGCATGATTACTGTACAACAAGCAAAGACAATAGAGAGTCAGAACATGATCCTAAGAGGTGGAAAATGGAGGAAGATTCTCAGCGTGGACCTGCCAACTTGCAAGATGACGTACTTCTTTCCAAAGATGAAACACGTTCCGGTACTGACATTCTTAAAAGTACACATGAGGCTGAAGAGCAACAGAATGTCTTAGAAGCCCATTCTCCATCCTCTCAGGAACATGCTGACATTTTTATACAACACCCCGGATCCATTTTTCCATTCAACACCTCTGATTATCGCTTTGAGTGTATCTGTGGTGAACTTGGCTTGGTTGACTATAAAGCACGTGTGCAGTGCCTGAACTGCCACCTGTGGCAGCATGCTGCATGTGTGAACTACAAGGAAGAAAACCTTACGGTCAAACCTTTTTACTGTCCCCATTGCCTTGTAGCAATGAAACCAGTTCCCACGGGAGCAACTCTGATTATTTCTCCAAGTTCTATTTGCCACCAGTGGGTTGATGAGATTAACAGGCATGTGAGATCATCTTCTCTTCGAGTACTG GTTTATCAAGGAGTGAAGAAGCATGGTTTCTTGCAGCCTCACATCTTGGCCGAGCAGGAAGTAGTGATCACAACCTATGATGTCCTTCGTAGTGAACTAAACTATGTGGACATTCCTCATAGCAATAGTGAAGATGGACGCCGTTTCAGGAAACAAAAGCGTTATATGGCTATCCCAAGCCCCTTGGTAGCTGTGGAATGGTGGCGAATTTGCCTGGATGAAGCCCAGATGGTTGAATGCACTACTGCAAAG gctgcAGAAATGGCTCTCCGCTTGAGTGGAATCAATCGCTGGTGTGTAAGTGGCACACCAGTGCAGCGAGGATTGGAAG ACTTATATGGATTAGTACTTTTCCTCGGAGCTGATCCTTACTGGGTCAGATATTGGTGGGATCAGCTTCTCTATCGACCATACTGCAGGAAAAACACACAACCTCTCTATGACTTCATAGCCAAGATAATGTGGAGGTCAGCAAAGAAGGACGTGATTGACCAA ATCCAGATCCCAGCTCAGACCGAAGATGTACACTGGCTTCATTTTTCTCCTGTGGAGAGACACTTTTATCATCGGCAGCATGAAGTGTGCTGCCAGGATGCTCTAGCAAAACTCAGGAAGATTTCCGATTGGTCCCTGAAGCTTAGCAGCTTGGATAGGAGGACAGTGACTTCCATTTTGTACCCTTTGTTGCGCTTGAGGCAGGCCTGCTGTCACCCACAAGCTGTTCGTGGAGAATTCTTGCCCTTACAGAAAAG CACAATGActatggaagaacttctgacatCACTCCAGAAAAAATGTCGGACAGAATGTGAGGAGGTCCATAGACAACTGGTGTGTGCTCTGAATGGGTTGGCTGGTATTCATATCATTAAAG gTGAATATGCATTGGCAGCAGATATGTATAGAGAGGTTTTGCGTTCCTCTGAGGAGCACAAAGAGAAGCTCAAAACAGATTCATTGCAA AGACTTCATTCTACGCACAACTTGACGGAATTACTGGCAGCGAAGCATCCTGGGATATCACCCACTTTGCGTGATGGCAGACTTCAGGAAGAG TGTCAGCAACTCCGACAACATTATATGAGTAAATCAAATGCAGAAGTTGCTGAAGCCCAGCAGGCACTGCAACCACTTGTACAGACCATCCATGAACTCCAGAGGAAA ATACGTTCCAGTTCCCCTTGGTGGTTGGATGTGATCCAGTCAGCAATACAGTATGCCATTGATGAGGAGCTTGTTCAGAGAGTGCAAAATGATCTAAGCAGCAACTacaagcagcaaacaaacaagctcTCCATGGCAGACAA ATTCCGTGACTGCAGAGGCCTTCAGTACTTACTCACCACTCAAATGGAAGAAGTGAAAAAATTCCAGAAACTTGTGAGAGAGGCTGTGAAAAAACTGGAAGGCCCTCCTTCCAAAGAGGTGATTGAGGCTGCCACCATTTGCCACCTGCGACCTGTAAGACTCCCACTGAACAA CTGTGTCTTCTGTAAAGCCGATGAATTGTTCACAGAATATGAGTCAAAACTGTTTTCCCATAC ggtGAAAGGTCAGATGGCAATCTTTGAAGAAATGATAGAAGACGAAGAAGGCCTGGTTGATGACCGCTTGCCTACCACAAGCAGAGGCCTCTGGGCAGCAAGTGAAACTGAACGTTCCCTGAagaccattttgtcctttgccaaAGCTCACCGAATGGATTCCAGAACAATTGAAGAGGGCACTGTCTTCCTGGAGCTCTTTGAAGCATGGAAAAAGGAATACAAG CTGCTTCATGAATATTGGATGGTTCTGAGAGATCATGTGTCTGCCATTGATGAACTTGCCATGGCTACAGAACGGCTCAGAGTGCGCCATCCAGATGAGCCAAAACCCAGCCACCCTGTTCTTCACATAATTGAACCACATGAG gtagaacaAAATCGAGTAAAACTTTTGAATGACAAAGCAGTTGCCAAATCACAGCTCCAGAAGAAACTGGGCCAGCTTCTATATCTCACTAATTTAGAAAAG TCTCAGGATAAAACAACAGGAGGAATTAATCCAGAACCCTGTCCAATTTGCGCACGACAGCTGGGCAAACAG TGGGCTGTTTTGACTTGTGGTCATTGCTTCTGCAATGACTGCATAGCTATTATTATAGAACAGTACAGTGTCGGAACCCGGAGGAGTTCAATAAAGTGTGCCATCTGCAGACAGACAACTTCACATAAAGAAATCTCCTATGTCTTCACTGCAGAGACTGCAAACCAAGAGGATGATATACCAGTGAAG ggAAGTCATTCCACCAAAGTGGAAGCTGTGATCAGGACTCTCAAGAAAATCCAGTTCAAAGATCCAGGAGCAAAATCCTTAGTTTTCTCAACG TGGCAAGATGTTCTAGATATCATTGCAAAAGCACTATATGATAACAGCATGGAGTTTGCTCAGATCAACGGAATTAACAAATTTCAG GAAAATCTATCTGCATTTAAATATGATCCCAAGATAAATATATTGTTGTTACCCCTCCATACTGGTTCCAATGGATTAAACATAATTGAAGCCACTCATGTCCTCTTGGTGGAACCCATCTTGAATCCAGCACATGAATTACAAGCTATTGGCAGAGTACATCGTATCGGACAGACTAA GCCCACCATTGTCCATAGATTCTTAATAAAAGCCACAATAGAAGAAAGAATGCAGACAATGATGAAAACTGTAGAAAGGAG
- the SHPRH gene encoding E3 ubiquitin-protein ligase SHPRH isoform X2, with the protein MSSRRKSAPPLRINDEKKKQLCWNMHDDRKNEVIDLDIVDDDQHVDSASSSSAPFTVINDDTLDEDLTCRGNNQNLLSFSAVTDEAEDSCHLLTPASSQLNIVILPYCSDPSWKTLLGEFFVQLIREQCLSEDIHKKAFTLMRVEFSDQLRICIHTHTKEKVDEKEESLLSTYEDVSIESSLSSDILEDLMWLQKKRVIVLYQRPGDSKCLKVGIYLLEAGLSKIEFLSDGGGRIKKANQLLQKLMEKFYDFIIPDILEEDEEESDRDIERQNIEELYDYVRHVHQKELQFLNENVQHAALIPVLRPYQSEAVNWMLRRENFRNTPTNENALHYLWREFITLDGLKLYYNPFTGCIIRERPSAGPQWPGGILADEMGLGKTVEVLALILTHTRKDIRQDALMLPEGFLVNFFVPPQPTEGNKKKSIKKIEFKLKEKVHYPSLRVMLLTAIKEMNVKKGASIVAIFKYIHAIYKYDIQRNRRILKRTLEKLIGEKVVEQVKGHGLAGSFKLGRNYKEQKFCNRSKKQKIKTSDKVEKKTSPHRTDETKELEEKDTSPADNFKLPLAVNIMAEEHDYCTTSKDNRESEHDPKRWKMEEDSQRGPANLQDDVLLSKDETRSGTDILKSTHEAEEQQNVLEAHSPSSQEHADIFIQHPGSIFPFNTSDYRFECICGELGLVDYKARVQCLNCHLWQHAACVNYKEENLTVKPFYCPHCLVAMKPVPTGATLIISPSSICHQWVDEINRHVRSSSLRVLVYQGVKKHGFLQPHILAEQEVVITTYDVLRSELNYVDIPHSNSEDGRRFRKQKRYMAIPSPLVAVEWWRICLDEAQMVECTTAKAAEMALRLSGINRWCVSGTPVQRGLEDLYGLVLFLGADPYWVRYWWDQLLYRPYCRKNTQPLYDFIAKIMWRSAKKDVIDQIQIPAQTEDVHWLHFSPVERHFYHRQHEVCCQDALAKLRKISDWSLKLSSLDRRTVTSILYPLLRLRQACCHPQAVRGEFLPLQKSTMTMEELLTSLQKKCRTECEEVHRQLVCALNGLAGIHIIKGEYALAADMYREVLRSSEEHKEKLKTDSLQRLHSTHNLTELLAAKHPGISPTLRDGRLQEECQQLRQHYMSKSNAEVAEAQQALQPLVQTIHELQRKIRSSSPWWLDVIQSAIQYAIDEELVQRVQNDLSSNYKQQTNKLSMADKFRDCRGLQYLLTTQMEEVKKFQKLVREAVKKLEGPPSKEVIEAATICHLRPVRLPLNNCVFCKADELFTEYESKLFSHTVKGQMAIFEEMIEDEEGLVDDRLPTTSRGLWAASETERSLKTILSFAKAHRMDSRTIEEGTVFLELFEAWKKEYKLLHEYWMVLRDHVSAIDELAMATERLRVRHPDEPKPSHPVLHIIEPHEVEQNRVKLLNDKAVAKSQLQKKLGQLLYLTNLEKSQDKTTGGINPEPCPICARQLGKQWAVLTCGHCFCNDCIAIIIEQYSVGTRRSSIKCAICRQTTSHKEISYVFTAETANQEDDIPVKGSHSTKVEAVIRTLKKIQFKDPGAKSLVFSTWQDVLDIIAKALYDNSMEFAQINGINKFQENLSAFKYDPKINILLLPLHTGSNGLNIIEATHVLLVEPILNPAHELQAIGRVHRIGQTKPTIVHRFLIKATIEERMQTMMKTVERSHSSSSMKQSEASVLTVADLADLFSEETEELE; encoded by the exons ATGAGTAGTCGTCGAAAGAGTGCGCCTCCATTGAGAATAAATGAtgagaaaaagaagcagctttgCTGGAACATGCATGATGACCGGAAAAATGAGGTGATAGATTTAGATATAGTGGATGACGACCAACATGTTGACAGTGCAAGCTCATCTTCTGCACCATTTACTGTTATTAACGATGACACCCTAGATGAAGACTTGACTTGTAGAGGAAATAACCAAAACCTCCTGAGTTTCTCAGCAGTTACAGATGAAGCGGAAGATTCTTGCCATCTGTTGACTCCTGCATCCAGCCAGCTAAATATTGTGATACTTCCTTATtgttctgatccttcctggaaaACTTTGCTTGGGGAGTTCTTTGTTCAACTTATTCGTGAGCAATGTCTATCTGAGGACATCCATAAAAAGGCTTTTACCTTGATGAGAGTGGAATTCAGTGACCAGCTACGTATTTGTATTCACACACATACGAAGGAGAAGGTGGATGAGAAGGAAGAATCATTATTGAGTACTTATGAAGATGTGTCGATTGAATCTTCTTTAAGTAGTGACATCTTAGAAGAtttgatgtggctgcaaaagaaaAGAGTAATTGTACTATATCAAAGACCAGGAGACTCTAAATGTTTAAAG GTTGGAATATATCTTCTTGAAGCTGGTTTAAGTAAGATAGAGTTCCTTAGCGATGGTGGTGGCAGAATAAAAAAGGCGAATCAACTCCTTCAGAAACTGATGGAgaaattctatgattttataattcCAG atattttggaggaagatgaggaagagtCTGACAGGGATATAGAGCGTCAGAATATTGAGGAGCTTTATGACTATGTGAGGCATGTACACCAAAAAGAATTACAGTTTTTGAATGAGAACGTACAGCATGCTGCATTGATTCCAGTATTGAGACCATATCAGAGTGAGGCAGTAAACTGGATGCTGCGACGTGAGAATTTCAGAAATACACCTACCAATG AAAATGCCCTCCACTACTTATGGAGAGAGTTTATTACTTTAGATGGACTAAAACTCTACTATAATCCTTTTACTGGCTG CATTATTCGTGAGCGACCAAGTGCTGGGCCTCAGTGGCCTGGAGGAATATTGGCAGATGAGATGGGCCTTGGAAAAACAGTAGAAGTCTTGGCTCTTATCCTAACACACACTCGAAAGGATATCAGACAAGATGCTTTGATGTTACCCGAG GGGTTTTTAGTTAACTTCTTTGTTCCACCACAACCCACTgaaggaaacaagaaaaaaagcatAAAGAAAATcgaatttaaattgaaggaaaaAGTGCACTATCCTA GTTTGCGTGTGATGCTTTTAACAGCTATAAAAGAAATGAACGTAAAGAAAGGAGCTTCCATTGtagcaatttttaaatatattcatgCCATATACAAATATGATATACAGAGAAACCGTCGCATTCTTAAAAGGACACTGGAAAAATTAATTGGAGAGAAAGTTGTGGAACAGGTCAAAGGCCATGGTCTTGCCGGCTCTTTCAAGCTAGGTAGAAACTACAAGGAGCAGAAGTTCTGTAATAGATCTAAGAAACAA aaaataaaaacatcagaTAAAGTTGAGAAAAAAACTTCACCACATCGTACGGATGAAaccaaagaactggaagaaaaagaCACAAGCCCTGCAGATAATTTTAAATTACCTCTTGCAGTAAATATCATGGCAGAAGAGCATGATTACTGTACAACAAGCAAAGACAATAGAGAGTCAGAACATGATCCTAAGAGGTGGAAAATGGAGGAAGATTCTCAGCGTGGACCTGCCAACTTGCAAGATGACGTACTTCTTTCCAAAGATGAAACACGTTCCGGTACTGACATTCTTAAAAGTACACATGAGGCTGAAGAGCAACAGAATGTCTTAGAAGCCCATTCTCCATCCTCTCAGGAACATGCTGACATTTTTATACAACACCCCGGATCCATTTTTCCATTCAACACCTCTGATTATCGCTTTGAGTGTATCTGTGGTGAACTTGGCTTGGTTGACTATAAAGCACGTGTGCAGTGCCTGAACTGCCACCTGTGGCAGCATGCTGCATGTGTGAACTACAAGGAAGAAAACCTTACGGTCAAACCTTTTTACTGTCCCCATTGCCTTGTAGCAATGAAACCAGTTCCCACGGGAGCAACTCTGATTATTTCTCCAAGTTCTATTTGCCACCAGTGGGTTGATGAGATTAACAGGCATGTGAGATCATCTTCTCTTCGAGTACTG GTTTATCAAGGAGTGAAGAAGCATGGTTTCTTGCAGCCTCACATCTTGGCCGAGCAGGAAGTAGTGATCACAACCTATGATGTCCTTCGTAGTGAACTAAACTATGTGGACATTCCTCATAGCAATAGTGAAGATGGACGCCGTTTCAGGAAACAAAAGCGTTATATGGCTATCCCAAGCCCCTTGGTAGCTGTGGAATGGTGGCGAATTTGCCTGGATGAAGCCCAGATGGTTGAATGCACTACTGCAAAG gctgcAGAAATGGCTCTCCGCTTGAGTGGAATCAATCGCTGGTGTGTAAGTGGCACACCAGTGCAGCGAGGATTGGAAG ACTTATATGGATTAGTACTTTTCCTCGGAGCTGATCCTTACTGGGTCAGATATTGGTGGGATCAGCTTCTCTATCGACCATACTGCAGGAAAAACACACAACCTCTCTATGACTTCATAGCCAAGATAATGTGGAGGTCAGCAAAGAAGGACGTGATTGACCAA ATCCAGATCCCAGCTCAGACCGAAGATGTACACTGGCTTCATTTTTCTCCTGTGGAGAGACACTTTTATCATCGGCAGCATGAAGTGTGCTGCCAGGATGCTCTAGCAAAACTCAGGAAGATTTCCGATTGGTCCCTGAAGCTTAGCAGCTTGGATAGGAGGACAGTGACTTCCATTTTGTACCCTTTGTTGCGCTTGAGGCAGGCCTGCTGTCACCCACAAGCTGTTCGTGGAGAATTCTTGCCCTTACAGAAAAG CACAATGActatggaagaacttctgacatCACTCCAGAAAAAATGTCGGACAGAATGTGAGGAGGTCCATAGACAACTGGTGTGTGCTCTGAATGGGTTGGCTGGTATTCATATCATTAAAG gTGAATATGCATTGGCAGCAGATATGTATAGAGAGGTTTTGCGTTCCTCTGAGGAGCACAAAGAGAAGCTCAAAACAGATTCATTGCAA AGACTTCATTCTACGCACAACTTGACGGAATTACTGGCAGCGAAGCATCCTGGGATATCACCCACTTTGCGTGATGGCAGACTTCAGGAAGAG TGTCAGCAACTCCGACAACATTATATGAGTAAATCAAATGCAGAAGTTGCTGAAGCCCAGCAGGCACTGCAACCACTTGTACAGACCATCCATGAACTCCAGAGGAAA ATACGTTCCAGTTCCCCTTGGTGGTTGGATGTGATCCAGTCAGCAATACAGTATGCCATTGATGAGGAGCTTGTTCAGAGAGTGCAAAATGATCTAAGCAGCAACTacaagcagcaaacaaacaagctcTCCATGGCAGACAA ATTCCGTGACTGCAGAGGCCTTCAGTACTTACTCACCACTCAAATGGAAGAAGTGAAAAAATTCCAGAAACTTGTGAGAGAGGCTGTGAAAAAACTGGAAGGCCCTCCTTCCAAAGAGGTGATTGAGGCTGCCACCATTTGCCACCTGCGACCTGTAAGACTCCCACTGAACAA CTGTGTCTTCTGTAAAGCCGATGAATTGTTCACAGAATATGAGTCAAAACTGTTTTCCCATAC ggtGAAAGGTCAGATGGCAATCTTTGAAGAAATGATAGAAGACGAAGAAGGCCTGGTTGATGACCGCTTGCCTACCACAAGCAGAGGCCTCTGGGCAGCAAGTGAAACTGAACGTTCCCTGAagaccattttgtcctttgccaaAGCTCACCGAATGGATTCCAGAACAATTGAAGAGGGCACTGTCTTCCTGGAGCTCTTTGAAGCATGGAAAAAGGAATACAAG CTGCTTCATGAATATTGGATGGTTCTGAGAGATCATGTGTCTGCCATTGATGAACTTGCCATGGCTACAGAACGGCTCAGAGTGCGCCATCCAGATGAGCCAAAACCCAGCCACCCTGTTCTTCACATAATTGAACCACATGAG gtagaacaAAATCGAGTAAAACTTTTGAATGACAAAGCAGTTGCCAAATCACAGCTCCAGAAGAAACTGGGCCAGCTTCTATATCTCACTAATTTAGAAAAG TCTCAGGATAAAACAACAGGAGGAATTAATCCAGAACCCTGTCCAATTTGCGCACGACAGCTGGGCAAACAG TGGGCTGTTTTGACTTGTGGTCATTGCTTCTGCAATGACTGCATAGCTATTATTATAGAACAGTACAGTGTCGGAACCCGGAGGAGTTCAATAAAGTGTGCCATCTGCAGACAGACAACTTCACATAAAGAAATCTCCTATGTCTTCACTGCAGAGACTGCAAACCAAGAGGATGATATACCAGTGAAG ggAAGTCATTCCACCAAAGTGGAAGCTGTGATCAGGACTCTCAAGAAAATCCAGTTCAAAGATCCAGGAGCAAAATCCTTAGTTTTCTCAACG TGGCAAGATGTTCTAGATATCATTGCAAAAGCACTATATGATAACAGCATGGAGTTTGCTCAGATCAACGGAATTAACAAATTTCAG GAAAATCTATCTGCATTTAAATATGATCCCAAGATAAATATATTGTTGTTACCCCTCCATACTGGTTCCAATGGATTAAACATAATTGAAGCCACTCATGTCCTCTTGGTGGAACCCATCTTGAATCCAGCACATGAATTACAAGCTATTGGCAGAGTACATCGTATCGGACAGACTAA GCCCACCATTGTCCATAGATTCTTAATAAAAGCCACAATAGAAGAAAGAATGCAGACAATGATGAAAACTGTAGAAAGGAG